The Nicotiana tabacum cultivar K326 chromosome 1, ASM71507v2, whole genome shotgun sequence genome segment tcgtttttaaaaaattaatattactaacaaactgatatgatatttgaatttaaatgcaatttgagtagtttgcattgaggttaagccaagtatagTGTCGAGAAAAAACTTCATGACAATTTTAACACAATATATGCAATATTATATAAtaacaatcaactaatttaacatttaatgattcaaataataaaaaatcagTATACATAGgatattcaaaattcaaaatatgtgaCTAGAGTTATCGATAAATTCAAAATGGTGTGATACTGAAATAAAGTTTCACCAGCTaaaaaatcatttaaatttttagataaccGATTAATGtggattttaaattaaggataatattatatatatatatatatatatatatatatatatatatatatatatatatatatatatatatatatatatatatatatatatatatatatatatatatatatatatatatatatatatatatatatatatatatatataagattttagaaattgaaatttcaaaatagaaatattttttgaaagataacaacgtgccaaataagagttcaagttgtAGTAAAAGAGTCACATCGTAACAAAAGAATCATGTATAttgtgtcaacctttgtgctttgtcATAAATACGATTATTGTTTCGTTTTGTGGCTATATTTAGGGTCCAATGACACCAATGGAAATttaacatataattcaaataactcgaatatttaacatggttaatgtcaaatatcaaaatggagtcatactggAAAAAATAATTCACTGGCTAAagaactttttaaatttttagatagccgacaaaaatgaattttgaattaaggataatattttcacttacattattataaaaataattattattgaaaaatgaagttatagaaactgaaatttaaaaatagaattttttttgaaagatatcaacacaccaaataagagctcaagtagtagtaaaagggttaagtcgtatccaaagagtccttcatagtctcaatttttgattgttttgccataaatatgagttatttttctgcttcctgactatttttaggatccaataaCACCAACGAGAAtggtaccaaaaaagaaaaatagaattataactaGGAGATTTGAGAAATAGTTAATcgttttcatgtagtgtttctaaattaatatacaatgactatctatatttatcgagaaagtttaaattttaagattgtttatacataataaaataacttaaatatttgacataaTTAGTGTTCGCGCatccgcgcgggtactaatactagtatggCAAAAAAGATGTTTAATTCTTCTTGAAATAATAAACAGGATTTATCCAATTCAGGCCGTTCCGCTTAATCAGGGTAAAAGTTTCTCATTATGCAAATGAAAAAGCATCTATAAAAAGGCCAATTGACTCTTGTCAGACTTCTATAAAATATTAAACCATGGAGTAAGTGCAAGAATTATTTAACTGGTTAAGTGTCGAATTCTAATAAGATTATATTAATTACTTCcccggtccataataagtgaccaatttacttTTGACATACCTATTaaggaaatactaaattctagacaaaaatagttagtgtgactatACTACCCTTTATTAAATGTTGCACCATAGTTATAGTAGTACTTACTTCTCTTCTCAAGTGTgaggagaatttttttttttagggaTACGTATATAAGAGTAATTTtagaaaaacaaatgaaattttttcttgattatataaatggacatttattttggaccaaaataaaaaagcaaactagtcacttattatggaccggagggagtGGCACGTAATAGAGATATTCTAAACATTTCACTAGTAATTATGAGTATGTTtggtatgaagaaaaatatttttcgaaaaatatttttcaattttcccatgtttgattgacttaaatattttggaaaacattttcctcatgaactcatttttctccaattggaagaaaatgttttccctatcaagagaagagaaaaatattttccaaaactcttttcaACCTTCCCCACCATATTCCCCATCTCTACCAATTCCCACCCCAGCCCACCCCCCGCCCACCCTACCCCACCCTACGCCTACccccaccctaaataaaaatattattaattatactttcttttttatgttatagatatatttttttttcatttcaacaaatgagcattttcttttcatgataaaaaatatttttttcattttaacaaaaaaattactTTCTTTTAATGATGTAGAAAAacgtattttctttcatttcaacaaaatgatgaagtaaaaattattttatttcatttcaacaaaagaGTATTATATTTTTGTGAtgcagaaaaatattttttttattttaataaaatgagtACCTTATTTTCATGTCGTAGAAAGAGTACTTTTTTCCAAccaaaaaagagtatttttttagCTATGGGGCACAAATTTCAACGTTGTTTTTGCATAACAAAATAAAGCATCACATTAGTTCCTTTAgagtttgtgtgaatttttagaacAATAATTAgtttcttgaagaaaatagagttgTGAAAATATTGGGTATgtcgggggaggggggggggaagaAATACAAATGGGCGCggtgagggggggggggaggggtgagGAGAGTaccataaaaaaataatttctactctctaaccaaaaactagaaaatattttctaaaaagtttttcactcaccaaccaaacaagagaaaataagtgataaaaccactcattttccatgaaaataatttctatgaaaatattttccacggaaaacattttcctttgtAACAAACACACCCTATATATCAACATTTTGAATATTATACGAATCTCTTATATATCTGGGTGAAGCTATGATTAGAGTAGAGTTTCAATTATTGGTTGCCAACTAGGAAAAAACAAAAAGGCGATTAAGCATATGCAATTAATACAACGaaaaagggttcaaaatgcccctaaACTATTAGAAAATGTTTAAAAATTCCCTTCATCTACCTATTGGGCTAAAAATATCCCTCCATCCACTTTTTTGGTTCGCTTATGCTCTTTGACCGTTAGGTCAAtgctaaattaaaaataattattattctttttttaaaacataaaaaaaattgcaaaatatttttgtttttttttaaactaatgcaccaatagtccactaatttagtaaagtcttctacttttttttcatttttacaaaaaaattcagtttttacaaaaaaaatatttttttttcaatattttctgtaaaaactaatttttttattttgtaaaaacagaaaaaaatgtttttaataaaatatttccattttttaaaaactgaaaaaatattttcaacaaaatattttcgtttttgaaaaatattttttttttcattttttcagtttttgtaAGGCATTTAGTTTTATTttcgtttttcatttttttaaagaaaaaatatttttgtttttttaaaaaaaaactgaaaaactgaaaaaaataatatttttcgaaaacaaaaatattttaataattttttttttctctttttacaaaTTTTTTCCAGCTTTTacaaagaaatgctttaaaagaactgaaaaaaatgaaaaaaatattttttgtaaaaactgaattgttttttgtaaaaactgaagaagaagaagaagaagaagaagaagaagaagaagaagaagaagaagaagaagaagaagaagaagaagactttacTAAATTAGTGGACTACTGGTGCAATagtttaaaaaacgaaaatattttataaaatattttttaaattttaaaaaagaataaatCCAGCATTGACCTAAAGGTCAAAGGGCATAAGTGAACCAAAAAGGTGGATGAAGGGGTATTTTTAACCTAATAAATGGATAAAGGGTAATTTTAAACCTTTTCCAATAATTTAGGGGCATTTTGAATACTTTTGGTTTGTTCAACATTTCTCGGTTCATCAACTTTACAAACAGAGAATACTCTGCGTGCACCATTTCTGTATGTTGGAATTATACAGAACCAATGGCGGACCTATAGTGTAACTACTTGATGCTCACGCACCCATTTTGCTTTAACCAAACACTACTACATATGTACTAATAATTGTAGATATGTAATTTTTGACTCTCTTAAGATTTTAAAcatttttagcgtaaaatatttagtttaggtttagtaTCTCTATTTTTAATGGCTTTGACTCTTTTACTTCATTTatcataaaaaaatgaaaattacaaaaaaaatatattttcttttctttagctAATTAATAgtttatctagttacttttaatttatcaatcttatataaaattcaaaaatacaaaaagaaaatagttccaagaatattatcttaattttacaatgattttttcattttttatcttttagtatgatatttttaaaaaataccaaaaatatgtttgttttaacggatagttttattttaattgttattttacttaagtaggattaattaataaatggtgtagtatttTTGGTCTTATTTTAGAAGAAAGAGTATGAAATGTGGGGCTAATTTTGTTTGTCCTTCGTCTCGGCAATATGGAACCTCTCAACAGCTCCCGTTCTTTTATGGGGTCCTATCGGGATAGGTAGGCCCAAGCCTTTCCCCTCCCCTCTCCCTCCATAAGACCCTCTTTCTCTTTCCCTCTCGGGGAGATGGAATGAAAGAAGCAATGAGAGAGCCTAATTCCCTCCTGACCGAGTATAAGCATGTTCCATTGGCCTTTAAgtcttaattgaaaaaaaatccaATTTGGGATAACCCAAAACATTAAGCCCAGACCCATTCCGcatttgacctaacctaattACTACCCCGTAAAATAACACTTAACACCTACAATCTAGAGGACCCCCAGCCGTGACCCCTTTTCCCCATCTTCAACACAAAAGACAAGCATCAGCATCTGAGAAAAAACGCTAGAACCTAATTCCCAAAATCCCAGCACCTGACCTCCCTTCTTCTAAAATAAAAGATGTCAAAAACAGGGGAGGAATATGAGAATGAGAATTGGAAAAACCAAAGGAGGCTTTGAGGAAAGAAACTAACGACACcgaggaaaagaaagaaagaatttgagCTACATATTAGAATTCTTTCAATTATATAAGGATATTCATCTGGAAAAGAAATTAGGTGCTTGCTCTTGTGACCAATGATATATTAAATTAAGGAGACGAGTTCAACTCCAGTCTGTTGCTTCATATTTTTCTCAAGAGTGGGATCGTTTGGTTGGTTCGTTGGGCGTGGGAAGGTCGGACAACTTGGTATTAACGAGCTTCTTCTTCTGACTTTCAATTTTGAAACCATGGAATCCAATGGAGTTTGATTGAAGCCGTGTTGGTTTCGGGCTTTCCGACCTCGATTCGAGGTTCCGGTTTGTAATTTCGGTAGCCCGATTAACTTGCAATTTTCagctttgttcatcaataaaGGTCCTTTCTCTTGTTCTTTACTTTGTTCAATAGCTTCACTCTCCTATTTTAGATTTATAAAAGGCATgtgatatttttgctattttcCAGCCCTTCCGTGTTTCTTTGTAAAATTGATGGACATGTTAGATTTTATTCTTAAGTGGTAATGTCACGCACGGTTTAGAATTTGGATGTTTAGTTTATTCTCATAATTTTGTTAATTTAGTACTTAATGTTTGAGTGATAGATAATTTAATGAATAGAGCTTTCATTTATATAGGTTTGATTTGGAACTGACTAATTAAAATGTGTATTCTTATTCCTTCCAAAGCTTTAAACTCACCTTTTGCACTAAATATTTATTGATAGTTATCATTATGTGTTTATTTGAGTTGTCTAATTGTTCATCTGTTGTTAGAAAGGAATAAAGAGAAGTTCTTTTCATGGGGTCAATGACTTTGTTATATAATTTGGATTTAGTACGTCCCTTTTAAGTGGCAATTGAATCTACAAGTGTAGACAACTTGTGAATAATACTAAATAGCTAAGTTTTACACTTCTTTCGGAATTCCATATTCATTAATCAAGGacttcacaaacaatatcaagCAAGCTTCGGAAATAATCACTTATAAATACATCGtaacttgctttaggcgcgattaataaatcatcgtgactatggatATGGTTCTCGTGACATAGTTATGATACTTAATTCCCaaattcgggggtgcatttcatgtaacccgatcataacaactttgaattttaataaaaaaataaacatgtggcgaatcgcgggtgcatttcatgtagcttGGTTTGCGGCGTGttccaaaacggcaagtgtacgacaatcataacttgttcaagaaataattccataaatcctaaaaaagcggtttaaaataattaaaagcggatataaagttaaaaatgcacaataggtttaaaacatgtaataaatcagataataggccaattattaatagtttaaccgactgtgctagaaccacggaacccgagaatgcctaacaccttctccctggttaacagaatttcttatctagaatttctggttcgcagacttttaaataaagtcgaaaatttcctcgatttgggatttaaaataaaccggtgacttgggacaccataataaatatcccaagtggcgactctgaaataaataaaaataatcccatttagaataatgtcactttaattggaaaaactccgtTATAtcccctcgggtggtaaaaaggaggtgtgacaataataaCATACAAAAACATTGGCGGCGCAGCCAATCTCAAACCGCTTCGAGATTTAAGGCAGTTGAGCACCCACAACTTAAAAATACTAGGTGGAGAACAAACACAGTTGTAGTTCAGCCTCTCCTAATTGAGCTACACTTTAGTCCTACAGCACGTTCTATACATGTCGATATGCATACATGTAAAAGAGAAACCACAATGATCGGATTGATTGTGCTCAAATTCTATGTCGTTTTAAGGAAAAAATGGAATCACTATCTCTTAATTTGCTTTTTTTCTACCTTTACAGCTCGCAGTCCCAGTTCATGATGATAGAGAACAAGATAGCAAGCGAGTACTTTTGGTCACTTCTACTACCGATTAAGAGCAAAAAAAATCTGCCAAGACCTCGTGGACCAAATCATTAAGAACCTCAAACTCCAAGTCTAATGCCAACTCTTCTTTCTCCTCTTCAAACTTGTAATTCCATCTCCCTAGTCTTTGCATATCCCTTATATAGACCTCCCTTTTGTCCTCTATCTCCCACTCAAATTCATCATTGTACTCTCCATTGTTCAAACATTTAGCTTCTCTCATTAACATTTCACTTTCATCAACATTGTTTTGAATCAGTTCATGCCAAAAGAAATCCAACAAAAGCTCATCATCCACATTTGTCTCACAATCTTCCGTCCACAAGTTTTCAGTTtctttgaaatagcataataatttctttgccttttcttcAATCTCATGCATTTcttgttcttgttcttcttcatcctcctcgtTATAGCTAGTGTTTCCTTCTTCTAGACTCTCAAACGCTTGAATTCTTTCCCGGAGCATGCACTTTCTTCCTGCAATATATATAGTGACAAATTAATCATCACCGGCTACAAAATAACTGGAATTAGCTACGAATTTCATCGCTAATTATATCGTTAAATCGCTCGTAGCTGACAGAATTTCTTGATAATATATAGCAAATCTGTTGCTAAATAGGATTAGTGGCGAATTTTTATGTTTGGCTATAGAATTTATCCGTTGCTAATTCCTTTCTTTTAGCCGATATCGTCATAACACGTACTTCCTCATAGAAAAAAGATAATTTGAAGGTGTTAGAGGTAATTTGAATAGTCGTGCATGCAAGTTGACCGAACACCACTGTAagagttttgacttttcttacaCTAACTCTCAAAAGAATTTTTACACAATCAAGTTACTTAAAATATAACTGTGGATAACCACCCAAAAAAATGGATTTATAATCTAAAAGTAAGACGGGTACCTACTACAAATAAGTTAAATACTTTGTCCAGCTGTCCTTGTATAGAAGCTAAATCGTTGAGTGTACTTGGAGATCGAAACTTACTATCAATATCAACGAGGGTCCTATGGTAAGAAACGTATTCGTCCTGATCTTCACGAAATGGAGATTCAAGAACTGAGACTGGACTGTGCTGCTCGTTCTCATAGTGTTCCTGTTACACAATTCCACCATATATTATACACAGATTAGATCCTAGATTCAAATTTCATCATCACCCTTACGAGCAATCTATCCCCTTCCCCTTAAAGAAAAATAGGACAATTAATTCTGTCAAAATAATTAAATAGATTGTCCTATACATATCTTTGAACTAGATATCATCATTAGTCGAGATGTTATTTACTACTATATAGGACTGTATGATGAATTAACAATAAAACCTAATTTTATTAAGTTAGTTAAAAGATAGAGACATTATAATTTATATATTGAAGCCACGTCAAACTCTATATGAGGCTGAACAAAAGCTGACAAAGCAGTATTCAATTTATTTCAACACGGACGCAAAAGTTCATGCAATATGATGGTACTCTCTTCATCTTCGTGTCCTGATTATTTTGTACACGtcctttaagaaaaaataatttttaattattttacctttattaaatatttttttaatttatgtgtCATATCTATCAATGACAATAttcatatttttactaaatatgaATGCAATTAATACATTAAAGGTAAAAAAAACGTATATaatcaattttgtcttgaacttctctaaaatgataaataatccGAGATAACTATTTTTAGTAACTACGACACATATTATGAGATACAAAAGTACGATATTACTAATAACAAATCGATTAAAGCAATTTAGTATatttacaaaagaagaaaaactccAAAATTAAATTACCTCGGGGTCCAATTTGATTCCTCTTGTCTCTCTGGCGCAGTAACGACCGACACCTTCTTCAAGTAAATTCTTTTTATCATAGCATTCATCACTTTCACCACACCAAGAAGATAAATTCTCAGCAGTAAAATCACCGTCACACCTAAAGGGTGAATAAGCATAATCTAACGGTGTAGATTTCTCCTCCACTAGGTCCTTAGATGATTTCCACCGTAAGATATCTTTGACTTTGACTTTAACTGTAACTGAGACCTCATGGTTCATAATATAGTTTTCAGTctctttgtgatttcttcttgaCAGTTTTCTCGAAATGCTTCTAGGTAAAATGGACGGGGATTTAACATAGGCAAATGGCAAGAACTTAACAATGTTAATGACCTTGTGAATGGCGGATATAGTAGCTGAAGCAGCTCTAGATGATCGACTTCTATGTAGTTGAgatgaatttttgttaaaaaatcTTTGACTTGTGGATTTATATGCTttttgagattgtgattgaaaacTAATATCGTCTTGGAGGAAATCTTTAAGCAACTTTGGTCGACTCTCGAATGAAAACTTTGCATGTGGATTAGGACATGAAGAAGCCATGGCCACAACTCTTTTTTGAACTTGAGATTCAATACGAACAATTAATCGAGTTTACAGCCTTTACTTCGTATAAAACAcgaaaatgcaaaaatgagggcGATTGGGAATTGGGCTCTTGCTTTCTTTAGGTTGCAATTGTGGAGTTGAGTTGAAGGAGAGAGGGAAGCTATATGCAAATATATAAAAGGAATGGTTCTGAAGCTGAAAAAATCAATGCGATGAATCTAGAGAAAAAAGACAAACCACACGTAGAAGCATGGATGCTTCTAATAACTAGGATCTTTGTTTAGTAGTATTATATTAAAGAGGTGTTCAGTAGGTCGTCATAATCAATTCAAAAACTCAAGAATTTCAGGATGTGACATAATAGTCAATAAATTACAAATTGTAAAAAATTAGGATTCATATATTAATAGGGGCGGAGCTAGAGCAAGACCTACGAGTTCGGCCGAACCCAATAGCTTTTGTCGAAACCACGTATTTGTTTTAAGAAATTCATCGaacatatataaaatttattactaatttagaacccaataacttaaacAGATTAGATTTTCAAAcctataaatttcaaatcttgaCTCCGTTTCTATAGATCAACAAAGACAAAAAGTGCCTTGGTGAATTTTTGCTACCATTTTAAGTTTTAGTGGATATAGTTAGAACTTACGTCCTACTTATGCTTGTGAAAGATAACAAATATCAAGAACATACAGTTAAGATATGTGCAAGCTGACTTGAATACCTAATTATTAGAAGATAAAAAAAAGTATTATAAAAACCTAGGTTTATCGTGGTATAGTATTTGTGTGTTTGAAGGATGTCGGAATTGAGCAAAAAAATCAGAGATTTGACTGACTTCGTATTTACAGTCTATATATCAGCAGATTTTTTCTTGTCTGATTGTGGTTTCCCATCACATGTAAAGAGTCGAAGAAATTACTACCGGTCTTCATTATCAATCGTGAAAGATTacatataatataatttttttagtgGAAGTTTAACCGGTGCGCACAGAGTGCTCACCCGAAGGGCAGAGGCTGTAGCGGATGTGGGTTTTTCTGATGTTTCAAAATTTTTTTTACATATAATTTGAAAAGCATTAATTTGGGAAATTTAGCAATCCAACCTTTATTAAATTTTAATGGCTAACTAACAATTTAATTATCTTTAAGACaatgaattttaaaataaattttgctTGAAAAGTATGTCGGCTTGTTCACTAAGTATGTGACATACCTTGATCCCAACTAGTAGAATCTTAAACAAGATGATAGTGCTTCATTAAGCACTGATGGCAAGCTAATCTAATGTCTTTAATTACAGATTTGACTTTGCTAACTTTGACGGTGTGTTTTGTCCTTTTGTCAATTAAAATAGGggcttaaattaaataaaataaacatggaGATGCAAAAACTATTTGGCTTTTGGACCATAGTAATTTTCACGAAATGTGGAGAAGCATGGAAGACGATATGTGAGAGTTATGGACCAAAACATATTTGTATTTGGTGCAACTAACTAATGTGACGATACCCCTTTTCAACTAATGTCGAACAACTGGACAGGTAAAATAgtttgtaatatatatatatatttctaaatTGAAGTATCAATTTTTTTGACCTTAGGAATGGATAACTTTTGTGCTGGAAAGTATTTTACTTCTTTAGTGGACATATTCATgcgaatttaaattaattaaatcaataaaTTTCGAACTGAATAGTTAAACCGGAAAAAAACTTAAGCGTATAATCACAAAATGAAATCAACCTTGTCGCATCCTACCTATCATAAGTGACAAATACTCGTAGGATTATGTGCACGTGCAGTTTGGTGTCTTCCTAGATATTTGAGGCCAAGTTGGACTAAGGCATCCAATGTTTCTGTGTTCGTGATAAGAAAATTTCACCAATTTATTACTAACAGGTCTGTCAAATTTTTACTTACTAGCCTTTATTTCACGTGTCTTCGCACGTGTAACCTCAGCAATTATTCTAAAATTTTCATTTAAAgataataaattttaatttataactaAAATCTGTGTCAActtttttttatagttttatatatatatatattcaagctATTACTGTATTAAAATTGATAAAGACAATAACTTGATAACGATATTAGATAGGAGTATCAATTTTTCATGTCAATGCAAACTTTAGTTTTATAACAAAATCATGGTTAATTTCAAAGTTCTAAATTAATTGGATAATAATTTAATGATAATTTATCCAATatgaaattatattttaaatgataattcaTGCTGGATATTTTGCTTCAAGTTTACTTGCAAACTCGCAATAGTTTCAGCTTCATCTTCCCCAATTCGATAACCTGATGTTTTTAGAAAATAAAACTTTCTTCCATCAGAAGAGTTGAATCTGGTATTATATATCGATGAGATTATATTCACCTCGTTCTTTGTCCCTATAAACATCTACTTCTTATTTGAAATGGTGAAATAAGTTTATAAAAATGGGCAATTTACTTTTATTCAAAATGAAATTTATTTGCGATGGAAATTCCTTTACAAACTTAGATGACAAAAATTGAATTAATTAGTAACACTGTGAAGATATAGTTTCCGCCAGAATCCTTTCGCCACTTCCTACTTTTCCTAAACAAGGAAAGAAGAAATTAGCCCTTATATACTcctagtaattttttttttttttttttaaattattcatTTGAATTATCTTTCTCTAATCCATTTACTCAACAAATTAACTCGCTGTGTACAGGTAAAAACAGGGGCAATGTCTACCCCGATTCCCCGAGGAGAGAATGGATCTGCGAGATTGTAATCGAGGTCAGAGACACTTTGTATCGAGACCCAGGAAGAGTGAACAATATATCCGACATCGGATATGGTAAAGCGATGCGTCTCAGGCCGAGTATAAGTTCTAGACCTTGGGAGACATGGTGAACGGTTATGCATGGCGAAAAGAGTGCCGTAGTACTTGCCCTCAACCAGATATCACGATGAAAATCTCCCTCAATGTCGATTATGGATCAACAATTACCgaaaaaggaagatttttacctttttagactTATACTCGGACTGAAACTCTCCTACTACATAAAGAGAAAGTTTTTCTTTAGTTTGACACATTGTTATACGCAATTCAAAACAATAGAGATTTACTTTTGTCTTCTATCTGCTGTTAAAGGCATCATTCACTTATTCAATTCTTTATCCGCAGCTGGGCTTGAACCGAGGGTCCAATCGAGGGAGAGCTCATTATTCAATCTAAGATCAGTCTTGGTCTTAACATTGCGATTTGTTTGATCgtttatttcatctttaattcatttatctgTTATATCTTAGTTATTCATGTTGAATTAAACCACGTTTCTTTTAAAtcgcatacaaatttaattgttacctaATTTTGGGGTAAAaggtttggcgcccaccgtggggataaggataatagtggtgatttgatatGGATCTCTATAGCACACCctattttatgcttgttctttgaAATATTATTCCAGGTCAtcctaaaaatgtcaaactctcagtcgGGTCACTTGAATGTCGACGCTGAATCAGGCCATCACGGCGAAAATAATAATGTAGGGCCCAGTAATGATGTGCTTCCTGCCGATCCCAACAGTGTTCCATCTGCCGACCCGATCGATGCTAACTCTAGGTGGCCATCAACATCAATTTGCCAACTGATCCCGAATACAGTGTTTGTGGGGGACTCCGGTCAACAACTCGAGAAGCGCCCGAAGGTGAAGCTGATGGGGGACCCCGGTCaacaactctgaactgcctacatatccctgcttttacaggaatcagactgtgtgtagttctggacccaacAGTAAATGAAACCGATGGAATTGTTATAAGAATAGTCATATGTTTCCGAAAGGGTTCTTTTAGGAAGGATAGTATCGGATGGATTTATGCGGAG includes the following:
- the LOC107832274 gene encoding uncharacterized protein LOC107832274 isoform X1, which gives rise to MASSCPNPHAKFSFESRPKLLKDFLQDDISFQSQSQKAYKSTSQRFFNKNSSQLHRSRSSRAASATISAIHKVINIVKFLPFAYVKSPSILPRSISRKLSRRNHKETENYIMNHEVSVTVKVKVKDILRWKSSKDLVEEKSTPLDYAYSPFRCDGDFTAENLSSWCGESDECYDKKNLLEEGVGRYCARETRGIKLDPEEHYENEQHSPVSVLESPFREDQDEYVSYHRTLVDIDSKFRSPSTLNDLASIQGQLDKVFNLFVVGRKCMLRERIQAFESLEEGNTSYNEEDEEEQEQEMHEIEEKAKKLLCYFKETENLWTEDCETNVDDELLLDFFWHELIQNNVDESEMLMREAKCLNNGEYNDEFEWEIEDKREVYIRDMQRLGRWNYKFEEEKEELALDLEFEVLNDLVHEVLADFFCS
- the LOC107832274 gene encoding uncharacterized protein LOC107832274 isoform X2, which gives rise to MASSCPNPHAKFSFESRPKLLKDFLQDDISFQSQSQKAYKSTSQRFFNKNSSQLHRSRSSRAASATISAIHKVINIVKFLPFAYVKSPSILPRSISRKLSRRNHKETENYIMNHEVSVTVKVKVKDILRWKSSKDLVEEKSTPLDYAYSPFRCDGDFTAENLSSWCGESDECYDKKNLLEEGVGRYCARETRGIKLDPEEHYENEQHSPVSVLESPFREDQDEYVSYHRTLVDIDRRKCMLRERIQAFESLEEGNTSYNEEDEEEQEQEMHEIEEKAKKLLCYFKETENLWTEDCETNVDDELLLDFFWHELIQNNVDESEMLMREAKCLNNGEYNDEFEWEIEDKREVYIRDMQRLGRWNYKFEEEKEELALDLEFEVLNDLVHEVLADFFCS